The sequence TGACCGAGTACCGGGGTCTCACCGTGGCACAGCTCAAGCAGCTGCGCCGTTCGCTCGGTGAGAACGCCCAGTACGCCGTGGTGAAGAACACGCTGACCAAGATTGCGGCCAACGAGGCCGGGATCGACACGCTGGACGACCTGTTCGCAGGTCCGACGGCGGTTGCCTTCGTCACCGGTGACCCGGTGGAGTCGGCGAAGGGTCTTCGTGACTTCGCCAAGGACAACCCGAACCTGATCATCAAGGGCGGTGTCCTTGACGGTAAGGCGCTGTCCGCCGATGACATCAAGCAGCTCGCGGACCTCGAGTCCCGCGAGGTTCTGCTCGCCAAGCTGGCCGGTGCCATGAAGGGCAAGCAGACTCAGGCTGCGCAGCTCTTCCAGGCGCTGCCGTCGAAGTTCGTCCGCACCGCGGAAGCGCTTCGCGTCAAGCTGGAGGAGCAGGGCGGTGCCGGTACGCCGGCTCCCGCCGAGGCCGCCGAGTAATCACGCTCAGCGGTCCAGCGGGCCCCACGTACGCCCGCCGACATATACATCCGGCACCTGCCGAATAGTGGAAGGACGCCTGTCATGGCGAAGCTCAGCCAGGAAGACCTGCTCGCCCAGTTCGAGGAGCTCACCCTCATCGAGCTCTCCGAGTTCGTGAAGGCCTTCGAGGAGAAGTTCGACGTCACCGCCGCCGCGGCCGTCGCCGTCGCGGGCCCGGCCCAGGGTGGCCCGGCTGCCCCGGCCGAGGAGGAGAAGGACGAGTTCGACGTCATCCTCACCGCCGCCGGTGACAAGAAGATCCAGGTCATCAAGGTCGTGCGCGAGCTGACCTCCCTCGGCCTGAAGGAGGCCAAGGACCTCGTCGACGGCGCCCCGAAGCCCGTCCTCGAGAAGGTCGCCAAGGACGCCGCGGAGAAGGCTGCCGAGTCCCTCAAGGGCGCCGGCGCCTCCGTCGAGGTCAAGTGATCCAAGGAGTCGTCTGACTCCTTCGGACCCCCGTGCCGCGAGGCGCGGAGTCACATCGCGAAAGGCGATCACCCAAACGGGTGGTCGCCTTTCGGCGTACCGGTGGCGGGTGCCTTGCCCTTCCCGCGTTGACGAGTAGGGTGATCTTCGCCGTGCGCCTCTCGTGGGCCGTACGGCCGCCGCCGAGGGGCGGCGCCTGCGGGGCCCGGGGGCCGGCCGGGCCCAGGGGGCCTTGACGAACCGCACGCGGCGCGCAATTCTCAAGGCGCGTCGCCGAATCGATCCGAATCCGAGGCATGGATCGATGGCGAAGCGGGCAGTAAAGAAGGGCGCACCTCGCGCAGGGCTGGACAAGGGTGTTGAAACAAGCTGTTGAGAGCAACGTGGGTCTCTGAGAACCCCGACTGGACATCAGTGTGGCACTTGGCTACACTGACCCTTTGCGCTGCCTGTTAGCTGCCTCCTGCCCGTCACCAGGGGCATACCCATCTTGTGCACCGTGGACCGAAGCATCCCTGACCTGGGATATCTGTCCACCTGTCCAGTTTGGGACCGGTACGCGCGTAGTGAGTCCGAGCCCTCGGAAGGACCCCCTCTTGGCCGCCTCGCGCAACGCCTCGACCGCGAATACGAACAACGGCGCCAGCACCGCCCCGCTGCGCATCTCTTTTGCAAAGATCAAGGAGCCCCTCGAGGTTCCGAACCTCCTCGCGCTGCAGACCGAGAGCTTTGACTGGCTCCTCGGCAACGCCGCCTGGAAGGCTCGCGTCGAGGCTGCTCTGGACAGTGGACAAGACGTCCCCACCAAGTCCGGCCTCGAGGAGATCTTCGAGGAGATCTCACCGATCGAAGACTTCTCCGGGTCGATGTCGCTCACGTTCCGCGACCACCGCTTCGAGCCCCCGAAGAACTCGATCGACGAGTGCAAGGAGCGCGACTTCACGTTCGCCGCCCCGCTCTTCGTCACGGCCGAGTTCACCAACAACGAGACCGGCGAGATCAAGTCCCAGACGGTCTTCATGGGCGACTTCCCGCTCATGACCAACAAGGGCACCTTCGTCATCAACGGCACCGAGCGTGTCGTGGTGTCGCAGCTGGTCCGCTCGCCGGGTGTCTACTTCGACTCGTCGATCGACAAGACGTCCGACAAGGACATCTTCTCCGCCAAGATCATCCCGTCCCGGGGTGCCTGGCTGGAGATGGAGATCGACAAGCGCGACATGGTCGGTGTCCGCATCGACCGCAAGCGCAAGCAGTCCGTCACCGTCCTCCTGAAGGCTCTCGGCTGGACCACCGAGCAGATCCTCGAGGAGTTCGGCGAGTACGAGTCGATGCGCGCCACCCTGGAGAAGGACCACACCCAGGGCCAGGACGACGCGCTGCTCGACATCTACCGCAAGCTCCGTCCGGGCGAGCCGCCCACCCGCGAGGCCGCTCAGACGCTGCTCGAGAACCTCTACTTCAACCCGAAGCGCTACGACCTCGCGAAGGTCGGCCGCTACAAGGTGAACAAGAAGCTCGGCGCCGACGAGCCGCTGGACGCCGGCGTGCTCACCACCGACGACGTCATCGCGACCATCAAGTACCTGGTCAAGCTGCACGCCGGTGAGACCGAGACGGTGGGCGAGTCCGGCCGGACGATCGTCGTCGAGACCGACGACATCGACCACTTCGGCAACCGCCGCCTGCGCAACGTCGGCGAGCTCATCCAGAACCAGGTCCGTACGGGTCTCGCCCGTATGGAGCGCGTCGTGCGCGAGCGCATGACGACTCAGGACGTCGAGGCGATCACGCCGCAGACCCTGATCAACATCCGGCCGGTCGTCGCCTCCATCAAGGAGTTCTTCGGCACCAGCCAGCTGTCGCAGTTCATGGACCAGAACAACCCGCTGTCGGGTCTCACCCACAAGCGCCGTCTGTCGGCTCTTGGCCCGGGTGGTCTCTCCCGTGAGCGGGCCGGCTTCGAGGTCCGTGACGTGCACCCGTCCCACTACGGACGCATGTGCCCGATCGAGACCCCCGAAGGCCCGAACATCGGTCTGATCGGTTCGCTCGCCTCGTACGGCCGCGTCAACGCGTTCGGCTTCATCGAGACGCCGTACCGCAAGGTCGTCGACGGCCAGGTCACCGACGAGGTCGACTACATCACCGCCGACGAGGAAGACCGTTTCGTCATCGCCCAGGCGAACGCGACGCTCTCCGACGAGCTGCGGTTCACCGAGCCCCGCGTGCTGGTCCGCCGCCGCGGCGGTGAGGTCGACTACGTCCCCGGTGACGAGGTCGACTACATGGACGTCTCGCCGCGCCAGATGGTGTCCGTCGCCACCGCGATGATCCCGTTCCTGGAGCACGACGACGCCAACCGTGCCCTCATGGGCGCGAACATGATGCGTCAGGCGGTCCCGCTCATCAAGAGCGAGGCCCCGCTCGTCGGCACCGGCATGGAGTACCGCTGCGCCACCGACGCCGGTGACGTACTGAAGGCCGAGAAGGACGGTGTGGTCCAGGAGGTCTCCGCGGACTACATCACCGTGACCAACGACGACGGCACGTACACCACGTACCGCATCGCCAAGTTCATGCGCTCCAACCAGGGCACCTCGGTCAACCAGAAGGTCGTCGTCTCCGAGGGCGACCGGGTCATCGAGGGCCAGGTGCTCGCCGACGGTCCGGCCACCGAGTTCGGTGAGATGGCGCTCGGCAAGAACCTGCTCGTGGCGTTCATGCCGTGGGAGGGTCACAACTACGAGGACGCGATCATCCTGTCGCAGCGCCTCGTGCAGGACGACGTCCTCTCCTCGATCCACATCGAGGAGCACGAGGTCGACGCCCGTGACACCAAGCTCGGCCCCGAGGAGATCACCCGGGACATCCCGAACGTCTCCGAGGAGGTCCTCGCCGACCTCGACGAGCGCGGCATCATCCGTATCGGTGCCGAGGTCGTCGCCGGTGACATCCTCGTCGGCAAGGTCACGCCCAAGGGTGAGACCGAGCTGACCCCCGAGGAGCGCCTGCTCCGCGCGATCTTCGGTGAGAAGGCGCGCGAGGTCCGCGACACCTCGCTGAAGGTGCCGCACGGTGAGATCGGCAAGGTCATCGGCGTCCGCGTCTTCGACCGCGAAGAGGGCGACGAGCTGCCGCCGGGCGTGAACCAGCTGGTCCGCGTCTACGTCGCGCAGAAGCGCAAGATCACCGACGGTGACAAGCTCGCCGGCCGTCACGGCAACAAGGGCGTCATCTCGAAGATCCTGCCGATCGAGGACATGCCGTTCCTGGAGGACGGCACCCCGGTCGACATCATCCTCAACCCGCTGGGTGTCCCGTCCCGAATGAACCCGGGACAGGTCCTGGAGATCCACCTCGGCTGGCTCGCCAGCCGCGGCTGGGACGTCTCCGGCCTCGGTGACGAGTGGGCCAAGCGCCTGCAGGCCATCGGCGCCGACCAGGTCGCCCCCGGCACCAACGTCGCCACGCCCGTCTTCGACGGTGCGCGCGAGGACGAGATCTCCGGTCTCTTCGAGGCCACGATCCCGAACCGCGACGGCATGCGTCTGGTGCAGCCCTCCGGCAAGGCCAAGCTGTTCGACGGCCGCTCCGGCGAGCCGTTCCCGGACCCGGTCTCGGTCGGCTACATGTACATCCTCAAGCTGCACCACCTGGTCGACGACAAGCTCCACGCGCGTTCGACCGGCCCGTACTCCATGATCACGCAGCAGCCGCTGGGTGGTAAGGCGCAGTTCGGTGGTCAGCGATTCGGTGAGATGGAGGTGTGGGCCCTTGAGGCTTACGGCGCCGCATACGCCCTCCAGGAACTCCTGACGATCAAGTCCGACGACGTCACCGGCCGCGTGAAGGTCTACGAGGCGATCGTCAAGGGCGAGAACATCCCCGAGCCGGGCATTCCCGAGTCCTTCAAGGTGCTCATCAAGGAAATGCAGTCGCTCTGCCTCAACGTGGAGGTGCTGTCCTCGGACGGCATGTCCATCGAGATGCGCGACACGGACGAGGACGTCTTCCGCGCGGCGGAGGAGCTCGGTATCGACCTGTCCCGGCGCGAGCCGAGCAGCGTCGAAGAGGTCTGACGGGTTGGCCGGCCGGATCCCCGTGATCCGGCCGGCTCTCCCCGGACCCGTTCAGACCATTGCTGAAGTGCCCCGATTTTCTCGCGTGACGCGAGGGGGCTCGAACCCCCGAAAGAGGGATTGACGACAAGTGCTCGACGTCAACTTCTTCGACGAGCTGCGGATCGGCCTTGCCACCGCGGACGACATCCGGACCTGGTCCCACGGCGAGGTCAAGAAGCCGGAGACCATCAACTACCGCACCCTCAAGCCCGAAAAGGACGGACTCTTCTGCGAGAAGATCTTCGGTCCGACCCGGGACTGGGAGTGCTACTGCGGCAAGTACAAGCGTGTCCGCTTCAAGGGCATCATCTGTGAGCGCTGTGGCGTCGAGGTCACCCGCGCCAAGGTGCGCCGTGAGCGCATGGGCCACATCGAGCTTGCCGCTCCCGTCACCCACATCTGGTACTTCAAGGGCGTCCCGTCGCGCCTGGGCTACCTGCTGGACCTCGCGCCGAAGGACCTCGAGAAGGTCATCTACTTCGCCGCGTACATGATCACGTTCGTCGACGAGGAGCGCCGCACCCGCGACCTCCCGTCGCTGGAGGCGCACGTCTCCGTCGAGCGCCAGCAGATCGAGAACCGCCGCGACTCCGACCTGGAGAACCGCGCCAAGAAGCTCGAGACCGACCTGGCCGAGCTGGAGGCCGAGGGCGCCAAGGCCGACGTGCGCCGCAAGGTGCGCGAGGGTGCCGAGCGCGAGATGAAGCAGCTGCGCGACCGTGCGCAGCGCGAGATCGACCGCCTCGACGAGGTGTGGAGCCGCTTCAAGAACCTCAAGGTCCAGGACCTGGAGGGCGACGAGCTGCTCTACCGCGAGCTGCGTGACCGCTTCGGCACGTACTTCGACGGCTGCATGGGCGCCGCCGCGCTGCAGAAGCGCCTGGAGTCCTTCGACCTCGACGAGGAGGCCGAGCGCCTCCGCGAGATCATCCGTACCGGCAAGGGCCAGAAGAAGACCCGTGCGCTCAAGCGCCTCAAGGTCGTCTCCGCGTTCCTGCAGACCAGCAACAAGCCCAAGGGCATGGTGCTCGACTGCGTGCCGGTCATCCCGCCGGACCTGCGTCCGATGGTGCAGCTGGACGGTGGCCGCTTCGCGACCTCCGACCTGAACGACCTGTACCGCCGCGTGATCAACCGCAACAACCGCCTGAAGCGGCTTCTCGACCTCGGCGCGCCCGAGATCATCGTGAACAACGAGAAGCGCATGCTCCAGGAGGCCGTGGACGCCCTCTTCGACAACGGTCGTCGTGGTCGCCCGGTCACCGGCCCCGGTAACCGTCCCCTGAAGTCCCTCAGCGACATGCTGAAGGGCAAGCAGGGTCGTTTCCGTCAGAACCTGCTCGGCAAGCGCGTGGACTACTCCGCGCGTTCCGTGATCGTCGTCGGTCCGCAGCTCAAGCTGCACCAGTGCGGTCTGCCGAAGGCGATGGCGCTGGAGCTCTTCAAGCCGTTCGTGATGAAGCGCCTGGTGGACCTGAACCACGCGCAGAACATCAAGTCGGCCAAGCGCATGGTCGAGCGCGGCCGCACCGTGGTGTACGACGTCCTCGAAGAGGTCATCGCCGAGCACCCGGTGCTGCTGAACCGTGCACCGACCCTGCACCGCCTCGGCATCCAGGCCTTCGAGCCGCAGCTGGTCGAGGGCAAGGCCATCCAGATCCACCCGCTCGTCTGCACCGCGTTCAACGCGGACTTCGACGGTGACCAGATGGCCGTGCACCTGCCGCTGTCCGCGGAGGCGCAGGCCGAGGCCCGCATCCTGATGCTGTCCTCGAACAACATCCTGAAGCCGGCCGACGGTCGCCCCGTCACCATGCCGACCCAGGACATGGTGCTGGGCCTGTTCTTCCTGACCACCGACGGCGAGCTCCGTGACACCAAGGGCGAGGGCCGCGCGTTCGGCTCCACGGCCGAGGCGATCATGGCGTTCGACGCCGGCGAGCTGGCGCTCCAGTCGTCCGTCGACATCCGCTTCCCGGTGGGCACCATCCCGCCGCGTGGCTGGGTGCCGCCGGTCGCCGAGGAGGGCGAGCCCGAGTACCAGCCGGGTGACACCTTCCGGCTGCGGACGAGCCTGGGCCGCGCGCTCTTCAACGAGCTGCTGCCCGAGGACTACCCGTTCGTCGACTACTCGGTCGGCAAGAAGCAGCTCTCCGAGATCGTCAACGACCTCGCCGAGCGCTACCCCAAGGTCATCGTGGCGGCGACGCTCGACAACCTGAAGGCGGCCGGCTTCCACTGGGCGACCCGTTCGGGCGTCACCGTGGCCATCTCCGACGTCGTCGTGCCCGAGGCCAAGAAGGCCATCGTCAAGGGCTACGAGGAGCAGGACGAGAAGGTCCAGAAGCAGTACGAGCGCGGTCTGATCACCAAGGACGAGCGCACGCAGGAGCTCATCGCGATCTGGACCAAGGCGACCAACGAGGTTGCCGAGGCCATGAACGAGAACTTCCCCAAGACGAACCCCATCTTCATGATGGTTGACTCGGGTGCCCGAGGAAACATGATGCAGATGCGTCAGATCGCCGGTATGCGTGGTCTGGTGTCCAACGCCAAGAACGAGACGATTCCGCGTCCCATCAAGGCGTCCTTCCGTGAGGGCCTCACCGTTCTGGAGTACTTCATCTCCACGCACGGTGCCCGTAAGGGTCTGGCGGACACCGCCCTGCGTACCGCCGACTCGGGTTACCTGACCCGTCGTCTGGTGGACGTCTCGCAGGACGTGATCATTCGCGAGGAGGACTGCGGCACCGACCGCGGCCTCAAGCTGAAGATCGCCGTCAAGGGTGCCGACGGTGTCCTCCGCAAGACGGACGACGTCGAGACCTCGGTCTACGCCCGCATGCTCGCCGAGGACGTCGTCGTCGACGGCAAGGTCATCGCGCCTGCCAACGTCGACCTCGGTGACGTCCTGATCGACGCCCTGGTGGGCGCCGGCGTCGAGGAGGTCAAGACCCGCTCGGTCCTGACCTGTGAGTCCGCGGTCGGCACCTGTGCCTTCTGCTACGGACGCTCGCTCGCCACCGGCAAGCTGGTCGACATCGGTGAGGCGGTCGGCATCATCGCCGCCCAGTCCATCGGTGAGCCCGGTACCCAGCTGACGATGCGTACCTTCCACACCGGTGGTGTGGCCGGTGACGACATCACCCAGGGTCTGCCGCGTGTCGTCGAGCTCTTCGAGGCGCGTACGCCCAAGGGTGTCGCCCCGATCTCCGAGTCCGCGGGCCGTGTCCGCATCGAGGAGACCGAGAAGACCAAGAAGCTCGTCGTCACCCCGGACGACGGCAGCGACGAGATCGCCTTCCCGATCTCCAAGCGTGCCCGTCTCCTGGTGGGCGAGGGCGACCACGTCGAGGTGGGCCAGAAGCTCACCGTGGGTGCCACCAACCCGCACGACGTGCTGCGCATCCTCGGCCAGCGCGCGGTCCAGGTCCACCTGGTCGGCGAGGTCCAGAAGGTCTACAACTCGCAGGGCGTGTCGATCCACGACAAGCACATCGAGATCATCATCCGGCAGATGCTCCGCCGCGTGACGATCATCGAGTCCGGCGACGCGGAGCTGCTGCCGGGCGAGCTCGTCGAGCGCTCGAAGTTCGAGACCGAGAACCGTCGTGTGGTCACCGAGGGCGGTCACCCCGCCTCCGGCCGTC is a genomic window of Streptomyces sp. NBC_00708 containing:
- the rplJ gene encoding 50S ribosomal protein L10; translated protein: MARPDKAAAVAELADQFRSSNAAVLTEYRGLTVAQLKQLRRSLGENAQYAVVKNTLTKIAANEAGIDTLDDLFAGPTAVAFVTGDPVESAKGLRDFAKDNPNLIIKGGVLDGKALSADDIKQLADLESREVLLAKLAGAMKGKQTQAAQLFQALPSKFVRTAEALRVKLEEQGGAGTPAPAEAAE
- the rplL gene encoding 50S ribosomal protein L7/L12, translating into MAKLSQEDLLAQFEELTLIELSEFVKAFEEKFDVTAAAAVAVAGPAQGGPAAPAEEEKDEFDVILTAAGDKKIQVIKVVRELTSLGLKEAKDLVDGAPKPVLEKVAKDAAEKAAESLKGAGASVEVK
- the rpoB gene encoding DNA-directed RNA polymerase subunit beta: MAASRNASTANTNNGASTAPLRISFAKIKEPLEVPNLLALQTESFDWLLGNAAWKARVEAALDSGQDVPTKSGLEEIFEEISPIEDFSGSMSLTFRDHRFEPPKNSIDECKERDFTFAAPLFVTAEFTNNETGEIKSQTVFMGDFPLMTNKGTFVINGTERVVVSQLVRSPGVYFDSSIDKTSDKDIFSAKIIPSRGAWLEMEIDKRDMVGVRIDRKRKQSVTVLLKALGWTTEQILEEFGEYESMRATLEKDHTQGQDDALLDIYRKLRPGEPPTREAAQTLLENLYFNPKRYDLAKVGRYKVNKKLGADEPLDAGVLTTDDVIATIKYLVKLHAGETETVGESGRTIVVETDDIDHFGNRRLRNVGELIQNQVRTGLARMERVVRERMTTQDVEAITPQTLINIRPVVASIKEFFGTSQLSQFMDQNNPLSGLTHKRRLSALGPGGLSRERAGFEVRDVHPSHYGRMCPIETPEGPNIGLIGSLASYGRVNAFGFIETPYRKVVDGQVTDEVDYITADEEDRFVIAQANATLSDELRFTEPRVLVRRRGGEVDYVPGDEVDYMDVSPRQMVSVATAMIPFLEHDDANRALMGANMMRQAVPLIKSEAPLVGTGMEYRCATDAGDVLKAEKDGVVQEVSADYITVTNDDGTYTTYRIAKFMRSNQGTSVNQKVVVSEGDRVIEGQVLADGPATEFGEMALGKNLLVAFMPWEGHNYEDAIILSQRLVQDDVLSSIHIEEHEVDARDTKLGPEEITRDIPNVSEEVLADLDERGIIRIGAEVVAGDILVGKVTPKGETELTPEERLLRAIFGEKAREVRDTSLKVPHGEIGKVIGVRVFDREEGDELPPGVNQLVRVYVAQKRKITDGDKLAGRHGNKGVISKILPIEDMPFLEDGTPVDIILNPLGVPSRMNPGQVLEIHLGWLASRGWDVSGLGDEWAKRLQAIGADQVAPGTNVATPVFDGAREDEISGLFEATIPNRDGMRLVQPSGKAKLFDGRSGEPFPDPVSVGYMYILKLHHLVDDKLHARSTGPYSMITQQPLGGKAQFGGQRFGEMEVWALEAYGAAYALQELLTIKSDDVTGRVKVYEAIVKGENIPEPGIPESFKVLIKEMQSLCLNVEVLSSDGMSIEMRDTDEDVFRAAEELGIDLSRREPSSVEEV
- a CDS encoding DNA-directed RNA polymerase subunit beta' is translated as MLDVNFFDELRIGLATADDIRTWSHGEVKKPETINYRTLKPEKDGLFCEKIFGPTRDWECYCGKYKRVRFKGIICERCGVEVTRAKVRRERMGHIELAAPVTHIWYFKGVPSRLGYLLDLAPKDLEKVIYFAAYMITFVDEERRTRDLPSLEAHVSVERQQIENRRDSDLENRAKKLETDLAELEAEGAKADVRRKVREGAEREMKQLRDRAQREIDRLDEVWSRFKNLKVQDLEGDELLYRELRDRFGTYFDGCMGAAALQKRLESFDLDEEAERLREIIRTGKGQKKTRALKRLKVVSAFLQTSNKPKGMVLDCVPVIPPDLRPMVQLDGGRFATSDLNDLYRRVINRNNRLKRLLDLGAPEIIVNNEKRMLQEAVDALFDNGRRGRPVTGPGNRPLKSLSDMLKGKQGRFRQNLLGKRVDYSARSVIVVGPQLKLHQCGLPKAMALELFKPFVMKRLVDLNHAQNIKSAKRMVERGRTVVYDVLEEVIAEHPVLLNRAPTLHRLGIQAFEPQLVEGKAIQIHPLVCTAFNADFDGDQMAVHLPLSAEAQAEARILMLSSNNILKPADGRPVTMPTQDMVLGLFFLTTDGELRDTKGEGRAFGSTAEAIMAFDAGELALQSSVDIRFPVGTIPPRGWVPPVAEEGEPEYQPGDTFRLRTSLGRALFNELLPEDYPFVDYSVGKKQLSEIVNDLAERYPKVIVAATLDNLKAAGFHWATRSGVTVAISDVVVPEAKKAIVKGYEEQDEKVQKQYERGLITKDERTQELIAIWTKATNEVAEAMNENFPKTNPIFMMVDSGARGNMMQMRQIAGMRGLVSNAKNETIPRPIKASFREGLTVLEYFISTHGARKGLADTALRTADSGYLTRRLVDVSQDVIIREEDCGTDRGLKLKIAVKGADGVLRKTDDVETSVYARMLAEDVVVDGKVIAPANVDLGDVLIDALVGAGVEEVKTRSVLTCESAVGTCAFCYGRSLATGKLVDIGEAVGIIAAQSIGEPGTQLTMRTFHTGGVAGDDITQGLPRVVELFEARTPKGVAPISESAGRVRIEETEKTKKLVVTPDDGSDEIAFPISKRARLLVGEGDHVEVGQKLTVGATNPHDVLRILGQRAVQVHLVGEVQKVYNSQGVSIHDKHIEIIIRQMLRRVTIIESGDAELLPGELVERSKFETENRRVVTEGGHPASGRPQLMGITKASLATESWLSAASFQETTRVLTDAAINAKSDSLIGLKENVIIGKLIPAGTGLSRYRNIRVEPTEEAKAAMYSAVGYDDIDYSPFGTGSGQAVPLEDYDYGPYNQ